In Tachyglossus aculeatus isolate mTacAcu1 unplaced genomic scaffold, mTacAcu1.pri scaffold_126_arrow_ctg1, whole genome shotgun sequence, the DNA window aatcgtatttattgagcgcttgctgtgtgcagagcactgtaataagagcttgggaagtacaagttggcaacatatagagacggtccctacccaacagtgggctcacagtctagaagggggagacagagaacaaaaccaaacatattaacaaaataaaataaatagaatagatatgtacaagtaaaataaataaataaataaatagagtaataaatatgtacaaacatacatacatataaacaggtgctgtggggaacggaaggtggtaagatgggggagaggggggcgagggggagaggaaggagggggctcagtctgggaaggcctcctggaggaggtgagctctcagtagggccttgaagggaggaagagagctagcttggcagatgtggggagggagggcattccaggccagggggatgacgtgggccgggggtcgacaggcgataggtgagaacgaggaacggtgacgagattagcgtcagaggagcggagggtgcgggctgggcagtagaagaagagaagggaggtgagataggagggggctaggtgatggagagccttgaagccgagggtgaggagtttctgcctgatgcacagattgattggtagccactggagatttttgaggaggggagtgacatgcccagagcgtttctggacaaaaacgatccgggcagcggtgtgaagtatggattgaagtggggagagacaagaggatgggagatcggagaggaggctgatacagtagtccagacgggataggatgagagcttgaacgagcagggtagctgtttgaatggaaaggaaagggcggatcttggcaatgttgtggaactgagaccggcaggttttggtgatggcttggatgtgaggggtgaacgagagaccggagtcgaggatgacaccagggttgcgggcctgtgagacgggaacgatggtagtgccgtcaactgatggaaaagtcagggagaggacagggtttgggagggaagacaaggagttcagtcttggacatgttgagttttaggtgccgggtagacatccagatggagatgtcctgaaggcaggaggagatgcgagcctggagggaaggggagagagcaggggcagagatggagatttggttgtcatcagcgtagagatgatagttgaagctgtgggagcgaatgaggttaccaagggagtgagtgtagatcgagaacagaaggggaccgagaactgaaccttgaggaacccccacagtaaggggatgggagtgggaggaggagcctgcaaaagagactgagaatgaacgaccggagagataagaggagaaccaggagaggacggaatctgtgaagccaaggttggatagcgtgttgaggagaagggggtggtccacagtgtcgaaggcagctgagagttcgaggaggattaggatagagtatgagccgtcggatttagcaagcaggaggtcattggtgacctttgaaagggcagtctcagtggaatgtaggggatggaagccagactggagggggtcgaggagagagttggtgttgaggaattcgaggcagcgcgtgtagacgactcgttcaaggagtttggaaaggaatggtaggagggagatggggcgataactagaaggtgaggtggggtcaagagagggttttttttaggatgggagagacatgggcatgtttgaaggcagaggggaaggaaacagtgcagagtgagcggttgaagatggaagttaagggggtggggattaagtgcttgggagagtaaaatgcaacagtggaaacgttccctgtgcacaatgagtttacaacctagaggggagacaggtattaatataaaaaaatttgaTATATAAAGCATGGAtgtgtacacaggtgctgtaagacgaatatcaaatgtccaaagggcacACATTCaattgcatagatgacacaggaggAAGAcagtgctggggaaaagagagcctaatcagggaaggctttaaatgtagggagagtggtggtctggcatatatatttatatatagatatatagatagatagatagatagatgatagatatagatatatgtatgtacatatatatatatacatatgcatgtatatatatacttatatataatgataacgataataattatggtatttgttaagcacttactatgtaccaagcacttttctaaaatctggggtagatataagataaacagattgtcccacgtggggctcacagtcttaatctccatttaacagatgaggtaactgaggctcagagaagttaagtgagtttcccaaggtcgcacagcagacaagtggcagagccgggattagaatccacatcctctgactaccaagcccgtgctctttccactaagccacgctgcttctctggaatggaATATGGAATGGgacggagttccaggctagagggaggtcaTGGGGTAGGAGTAGTCTGTGAGATTGGCAAGGCCGGGGTACAGTGCATAAACTGATGTTAGAgcagcagagtgtgcaggttggactggaggaggagatcagtgaggtgaggtaggagggggcgagctgactgAGGCCTTTAAAGCCAAAGGGGAAGAATCTCATAATTTCATTTCATCCATTTCTGCAGCCCTACCAGCTTCTGATCTAAAATGACAATCTAGGATCTCATCCAATGACACCTtcttaatcaaccagtcaatcagtggcatttactgagtgctttttgtgtgcaaagtactgtgctaaatactttagcagagtgcaataaaacagagttggaagacccatccctgtccacaaggagcttccaggccagaggaggagacaaacattaaaataaattatggatatggacgctgtgggccaggaatgtgcctgttatattgttatattgtactctcccaaaggtttagtacagtgctctgtacacagtaagtactcagtaaatatgattgactgactgacagaagggCTGAAGGATTGAGGGTGGAGTGGACACCAGCACAAACTGGCCTCGTTGAGGTTGTCTGGCAGCTTCCTGGACTGGAGGCCACCTTGAGGCTGTCCtgggccaggagccccatgtagccCAAAATGCAATAGAAGGCGATGGCAAAGCTCTCGTTGCACTGGACGACAACGGCCCCGACCTCtgatgccacattcattcattcattcagtcagtcgtatttattgagtgcttactgtgtgcagagcactgtactaagcgcttgggaagtacaaatcggcaacatatagagacggtcgctacccaacaactgtactgtgcttgggaagtacaagtcggtaacatatagagaagggtccctacctgacaacgggctcacagtctagaagggggaggcagacaacaaaacaaaatctgtagacaggtgtcaaaatcgtcagaacaaatagaattataggtatatgcacatcattaaaaaaataaatagaatagtaaatatgcacaagtaaaataaatggagtaacaaatctgtacaaatatatacaagtgctgtggggaggggaaggaggtagtgctcgagggggggatggggaggaggagaggaaaaagggggctcagtctgggaaggcctccacatcCACATCAGGGAAAAGGGGTATGAGGGGAGATCCCCAGCCAGACCGTACATATGCCCACTTGGACGAGGGAGCAGACACAGGCGAAGGAGGAAGGTGTCTGGTTCACAACCATGGCCTCATTCTGCCCTCCAACCCggtggccctgaaggccaggaCCACACTGCTGTCTCAGCCAATATGGCAGAAATGGCCACAGAAAAGACGAATCCAAAGACCATTTGTCAGAAGATACAGgtcatctccctctcctcctccccctccccctcctcttcctgctcctgctaCCCCACTTTCTTTACCTGAGAAAATGGCCCATCCCACATTATCCCCTCCTCACTGATGATGAAATATTGGCCAGCTGGGGCATGGGGCATGAACTCTACCACTTTGACCCAGACTTTGCTGTCATTCTGTTAAATCTAATAGTTCAGCATGTCAAACcttcagtgctccagcgcttagaacagtgctttgcacatagtaagtgcttaacaaatactattattattattattattattattattattctggtcgcCCAGCTGTTGTCACCCAAATGAACGCGCTCTCTGGCACTGGTGTGGACCTCAGCGTTCCTCAGGGATGAGTGTggctggaaggagagggaaacgtCAGCGACTGATGTCACcgaagaaggagcgtggccttgtggatagagggaAGAATTACCTGCCATGGATGAGGGACCCGACGTGGTCCATCTCTCGATGTCTCCATGTCCTTTGCAGCCCAGATCTCTTGGTGGAGGGTGTGAGCTATGGCATACACAGCACTGCATACATTGGAACAGTGGTGAGATAGGTTCATGTCCCAGATGTCCAAGGGCCTGCTCTCCAATGTACCATTTTTGTCACAAGGTCCCAGGGTACCAGGTCTAAAGTGGAGCTGGACAATCTAAGGCCCATGGCCAGAAAGACCATAGAAACACATCCTATGGATATTTCTAATCTAAAATAGTTCAGGGTCCGTTTGAAATCCCTGAAACCTGGAATCTCCTTCCTATGGActgaaatttcattcattcactcattcattcattcattcaatcgtatatattgagcgcttactgggttcagagcactgtactaagcgcttgggaagtacaatttggcaacatatagagacggtccctacccaacagcgagttcacagtctagaagggggagacagataacaaaacaaaacatattaacaaaataaaataaatagaataaatatgtacaggtaaaataaataaaaaatagagtaataaatatgtacaaatatatatacatatatacaggtgcagtggggaggggaaggaggtaaggcgggaggagggggagggagaagagggggttcagtctgggaaggcctcctggaggaggtgagctctcagtagggctttgaagggaggaagagagctcacctcctccaggaggtgatgCGAAGCCTTGGGAAAAGGTGTTATTTctgataatggcattggttatcAAATCCCCATCGGATGTGGTGACCTAGACCTTGCCGAGAACGGGGCTTTTGTCCATACAATATACAATTGTCAGTAAAGAGAATGCATCCCCATAGACAGCGACCACATTCGCCGATGATGTATTAATTTGTCTGTGGTCACACTCAGTCTGGAGTGTATTTTCAGTAAATAATTCGTCGACTCTTTTAACGTGAGCCACACAGATGTCATTCTTGGTCATCTCCTCTGTTAGGACCATAGCGAACGTCTTCCTTTGAATGTCATTGGCGACCAGTAGACTGATCCAGACACAGTGAAAATGTTTCATAAGATGGATCATCCTCAAGGGCAGATCGGAGGAACACGCAGAGATCTGATAAAGAGATGAGAACCAGGCATTTTCTCTGAGAGCTGGGTCCTTTGTGCCATAAGAAATCTACAGGAGAGACAGAGCCAGAGAGGGGGGACTCTGGAGTGAAGATATGCACAGGCAGACAACACCATTCCTTGTTccggaatcgatcaatcaatccatggtatttaatgagcgcttactaggtgtagagccCTATACAACACTCATGGGGGTACAAGAGAGCTGGGAGACAGGTTCCTGCTCATAAGgggtttacagtccacagggagtCTGCCTACACCATTCTGAGCAAAGACACCAATCCACTGCATTGATTTTGACTACTTAAGGGAATTTTATGGCCTCGGAATGTCCATGAgatagtgctcagtgcagtgggtggcacgtggtaagtgtttaagaaatgaaCTAAAACAACAACAGTTAGAATAACAGCAGACGAATGCTTGTCTGCCCCTTGTGGTCAGGATTCCTCACCTGGGGGAGCTTATAGAGTCCCAGAAACGAAGAACCTGTCGTGGACACTGTTGATGACATCCCTCCCATGACAGCCTGCTCCGGCTCACAGCTGTAGTTGGAAACCATCTCGGATCTCCTCGAGAGCAGAGCCATAGAGCTTTAGGCTGTCATCGGCCACAGGAAGTTGAAATTGAAGAGGTGGAAGCCCACAGAAGTATTGGGTAACAGGCTggggtccttgttgatctccACAGCAAACACCAGGGCCATGAGATGCTGGTAGTGTTTTGTGAAGTATCTGTAAATGGGAAGGACGAGAGATGGCACTGAAGTGTcggggtatagtggaaagagctcacgcTTCGTGGTTGaggaactctgggcctcagttattccatctgtgaaatggggatggaggctgtgagcctcatgtgggacagggattatatccaaccagATAAACTCGTATGTACCCCTGGGCTTTCTACCGTGCCtgacacctaggaagtgcttaacaaatacaattgggaTAAAAAAACAGGTGTTGAACTGTCGAGCagcagtgggacagggatgggaaggAAAAAGCCCCCTGGTGCTACAAACGATGTGGGAAGTGAGTTCAAACCTTCCCTGTATCTCTCTCAGAGAAGGCCACAAGGAGACCTGCTAgttgaatgagtcaatcaatcagaaattttgatttagcactttctgtgtgcagagcactgtactaagcatttgggagaaggcAATATATACCAGTCCGAATGGAACAGGTTGTGGGTGTGGATTCGTCTGCTTGATGCAAAAATTGACCTTGGGAGGAAATGCAGTCAGGgaaagcagcaggaggaagatcGACATAACAtcacgacatcgccaagatccgccctttcctctccatccaaaccactaccttgctggttcaatctctcagcctatcctgactggattactgcatcagcctcctttctgatctcccatccgcctgtctctccccgcttcagcctatatgtcactctgctgcccggattatctttgtaaagaaacgctctgcgcatgtcactctcctactaaaaaatattccagtggttgcctgtcaacctacgaatgaagcaaaagctcctcattctcggcttcaaggctcacctctccccctcctacctcatctcccttctctccttctacagcccagcccgcaccctctgctcttctgccactaacctcctcactgtgcctcgttctcacctgccccgccatctccccctggcccacgtccttcccctggcctggaatgccctccctccacacattcgccaaactagctctcctcctcctttcaaagccctactgagagctcacctcctccaggaggccttcgcagactgagccccctttttccactccttctcccctccccatcgccccccaccctacctccttcccctccccacagcacttgtatatatttgtacatatttattactttatttattttacttgtacatatttactactctattgtattaatgatgtgcatagagctataattctatttattcctacggttttgacacctgtctacttgttttgcttcgttgtctgtctcccctttctagactgtgagcccgttgttgggtagggaccatctctttatggtgccaccttgtacttctcagggcttagtacagtgctctgcacacagtaagtgttcaataaatacgattgaatgaatgaatgattgaatggatgaaagcaaAGGTGGGAATTCCTAGTTCTGAAATCGTTCTGACTCCATCAAATTCTCTGGACTCGTTAAGTcctctggactatgagctccttgtgagcacagAATGTTTTTCCAAACTCtgatatattgcattctcccatcaCTTACACGtgacaatcaataaatcgatcaatcagtggtatttattgagggcttactgtgtgcagatcactaaactaagcacttagtactaagtacgtagggcagggaaagtatccacCACTTTGATCATTATTTGATTATCATTTCAGtgccctgccacacagtaaggcctcaataaacaccactgattgattggagttctCTGAATAGCTATTTCTGGGATCTGTTCCTTGGCCCTTGCCTATAGACGTTAATGCCATCCGTGCCCCAGCACTCATGCTCActgcccttcctttctcccccatccAATGGTGCCACCTCCCCCTCTGCTCCTTTCCATCGTACCTCCTGGGTAAcacaaacacttactctgtggacTCGAGAAAGAACAGTGGCCATTCTATGAAGTTCTCAAAGGAACCAAAGTGACTCATAATCACATCCAGAGAGAAGAGTCCTCCAATCACCACATCTTCATCCTGGTAGAAGCCGCTAAAATGATTTCTCTCCAAGGTGCAGGGAGGGTTGACCATCCCACATTGGACACCACTGAGTTGAGAGAATAGGATAGTCCACAGAAGACTAAGCCTCGTGGCCGCAGCCTTAAAACACAAAGAGAAAACTACTCACTGGAGGGACAGGTTGATCCAGAGGCTGACAGGTTAAGATTAGAGAGCTGTTCAGCGTTTCGGGCTCCGCTGAGGATTCATTCCACAAACTGGTGCAGCTCCTGGATGGAGACGGTCCTCAATGCAGGACTGCAGTGGGAATGGATCAGGGAGGATATTTATAGGGGTGCTtttaccttatcaatcaatcaatcaatcaatcgtatttattgagtgcttactatgtgcagagcactgtactaagcgcttgggaagtacaaattggcatcacatagagacagtccctacccgatagtgggctcacagtctaaaagggggagacagagaacagaaccaaacataccaacaaaataaaataagtaggatagaaatgtacaagtaaaataaataaataaataaacagagtaataaatatgtacaaccatatatacatatatacaggtgctgtggggaagggaaggaggtaagacggggatggagagggggacgagggggagaggaaagaaggggctcagtctgggaaggcctcctggaggaggtgagctctcagcagggccttgaagggaggaagagagctagcttggcggatgggcagagggagggcattccaggcccgggggatgacgtgggccgggggtcgatggcgggacaggcgagagcgaggtacagtgaggagattagtggtggaggagcggagggtgcgggctgggcagtagaaggagagaagggaggtgaggtaggagggggcgaggtgatggacagccttgaagcccagggtgaggagtttctgcctgatgcgcagattgatcggtagccattggaggtttttgaggaggggagtgatatgtccagagcgtttctggacaaagataatccgggcagcagcatgaagtatggattgaagtggagagagacacgaggatgggagatcagagagaaggctagtgcagtagtccagacgggataggatgagagcttgaattagcagggtagcggtttggatggagaggaaatggcggatcttggcaatgttgcggagctgagaccggcaggttttggtgacggcttggatgtgaggggtgaatgagagagcggagtcgaggatgacaccaaggttgcgggcttgtgagacgggaaggatggtagtgccgtcaacagagatgggaaagtcagggagaggacaaggtttgggagggaagacaagtaccTTATGGAAGAGTTACTggttccacctgatgatctttgtTTTCGGTGGCTTAAGTGACCTaaggctcctcttcctccctgctgtcctggcccctgcctccctcccagagAAACCATGATCACAATCACTGAGAAATACCAGCCTTGTTTGCTGCACCTGCATACTCATAAGTGGACAAACGAGCTGGAAACGTATCTCCcagatctgttgcattgtactgtcccaagcacttagtatagagtaaacgttcgataaataccattaattcctctagactgtaaactccttgtgggcaggaaacatgtctaccaactcggttgtatagttcttacccaggtgcttagtaataataattataactacggtatttattaagcgcttactatgtgtaaagcactgttctaagcgctggggaggttacaaggtgaacgggttgtccaacagggggctcacagtcttaatcctcattttacagatgaggtaactgaggcacagagaagttaagtgacttgacaaagtcacacagctgacaactggcagagccgggatttgaacccatgacctctgactcccaagccagggctcttttcactgagccacgctgcttctcatatacagtGGTCATcacataaacacttaataaagacTGCTGAttgatagtgggcagggaacatgtctatcaactctgttacattgaattctcccaggtgcttaatgcagtgctctgcacacaatgagagctcaataccatggattgatcgtgggcagggaaccggcctactaactttattatactgtactctcccccgtgcttattacagtgttttgcacactgtaagtactccaTAATCACCATGGattgaatgtgggcagagaacgtatctacctagtctattgtattggactctcccacacgcccaatacagtgctctccgcagatttaactctcaataaataccactgattgaatgatgtgTAGAACAACCAGAAGGAGCCTAGGACACTGGGACTTCAGTGGAAGCAGGTCTCTAAAATGAGCCAGACACTTTCTCAAACACAAAACAACAAAGTGTCTTCAGGCTGCGTGTCCCTTTGCCAATAAGCTCTTGTGCtttctggagaatttccagtgtcagagacagagaagcatggcccagtggaaagagcatgagcctgttcATCAGagaaactaatagtaataattaacttgtaactattccagcccttagaacgatGTTCAACGCatcttaagcgcttaaccaatagcatTAAAAAGAGGGATTTAAGGAAGGCTATGAGCAGATtagtgtggggagggagttcaaggcaggTGAAACAGGAAACAGGTGCTTTGAGAAAGAGGTGTAGAGGGTGAGCTTCTGATGAATGAAGAGCACAAGCTGTAGACTTAGAAATtttcttatttttagattgtgtatTCCACCTATGTACCCAGtgttagtatagttttctgcacggatgcacttaataaacattacagctactactactactactactactactactactactactactactactactactactactactactactactggaagcagtgtggcctaatggcgagagcacgatcttgggagtcagaggatgtgggttctaatccacttgtctgccatgtgaccatgggcaagtcacttcacttcacttcacttcacctatctgtacctcagttaccttatctgtaaaattggggatttagactgtgagccctatgtgggacagggtctgtgtccatctACTTtacattaaccccagtgcttagaacagtgcttggcatattagcacttagcaaatatcacattactacgtctactactactgctactgcaatgactactaccaccactactaataACActactattcaatcatatttattcagcgcttactatgtgcagagcactgtactaagcgtttgggagaatataagacAACAATGAACatacgtattccctgcccacaacgattttacagtctaagactagcttacaatctagaggatgagcttactccATTACCagtactactattcctactactaccactacactGACCATTCTACTttctgattcagtcattcaaacaGGGAACTCcctatctgcccttccttctatCCCATTTTACATCTTGAGTAGGACTTATTAACTGAAGGACAATTGTTACAGTCTTTGCCCCACCAACACATTGGAGACTGTAGTGTCTATGGTGCCAGGAAGGCTATCTGATTTGACTGTGTAATTTTTTGAAAGCTTGGAAGAATACCTTGGTATTGTTATCTTTTAATTCTTCAGAAGAGGTCTCGAGTGTtctcatcgttgccgtcaccaccctctaCCTGGTACCTCCGCACCtctatgtatttcttcctcaagtCCCTGTCTGTCTgcaacctctgcctcatctctgtaaccgtccccaaatccatccttaaTGACCTGAGCAATTGtcaatccatctccttcctgggctgcatttcccaaatgctttcctTTGTGATATGTGGTGGTGTGGACCTGGCcttcctgatggagatgtcctataAACACTACATGGCCTTCTGCCGCCCCCTGCTCTACGacatcatcatggaccgagggatctgtgggaagatggtggccacctcctggctcaccggTGGCCTTTATATCCTGATGCACATAGCCACCgctttctcctcccacttctgcGGTCCTCGTGtaatccaccagttcttctgtgcgATCCCCTAGTTACTGAAACTCATGTTCCTGGGAGAGGCCCAGGCAGAGGTCAATGTTCTGGCAGTAAGTGTCACTTTAGTTCCGGGTTGCTTTGTATTCCTCCTTGTGTCTTATGTCGACATCTTCTGGGTCAGGCTGAGGATGCCATTCACCGAGGGCTTCGCCAAAACCttccccacctgcctgccccacttcacCATCATGACTTTATTCGtagcaaacagtgctttgcctacctCAACGTCATTTCTGACTTCCCCTCGGccctggatctgctggtgtccgttatctacagcttgaggaacagagacatgaagtCCACCCAGAGGAGAATGATagtggggaaatgcctctaaaatggggatagaacctTCTTCTCCATGAGGTCATGGGTCCTTCTAGCCCAGGGAATGCTGGGACCCGCCCCTTGGGATCATTCACATAAGAG includes these proteins:
- the LOC119922841 gene encoding vomeronasal type-2 receptor 26-like translates to MVSNYSCEPEQAVMGGMSSTVSTTGSSFLGLYKLPQISYGTKDPALRENAWFSSLYQISACSSDLPLRMIHLMKHFHCVWISLLVANDIQRKTFAMVLTEEMTKNDICVAHVKRVDELFTENTLQTECDHRQINTSSANVVAVYGDAFSLLTIVYCMDKSPVLGKIVQLHFRPGTLGPCDKNGTLESRPLDIWDMNLSHHCSNVCSAVYAIAHTLHQEIWAAKDMETSRDGPRRVPHPWQPHSSLRNAEVHTSARERVHLGDNSWNDSKVWVKVVEFMPHAPAGQYFIISEEGIMWDGPFSQQCGPGLQGHRVGGQNEAMVVNQTPSSFACVCSLVQVGIYPPTPRQQELPASIQEKTREGKASCCYNCLPCAKGEFNNQIVRWLLRIMLPDLDQCIRCPKDEFPNPQRDQRSLKVVVFLSYKETLGMVLVFLVLCFSLLTSLVLGVFVHHRDTPIVKAKNCGLSYTLLMALQLGCLSSLTFISYHGPATCLLQWMAFEITFSVAISVVLAKTVTVILAFRATGLVSRMRTWLEPRAPFSIIWACFLSQVGIHMVWLWTSPRILT